CTCGTGATCACCCAATAAAATCTTGAGAGCTTTGAAAATTGACTTCATCAGGGCTTCAAAATCTTTTGACGATTATGCATCATTTAGTTTCGCTGCCAGGAAAAACCCAGGCTTCGCCTTCAAACAGCCGCCCTGGCGGGCACTTCGCTGCGATGGCAGAGCCCCCCTCCCCGAAAAAATCTTTGATTCGCCCTTCACGAAGCCAATTTTCAGTTTTTCAAAGGTCTCGAATCTTCGGTCCAGCTCTGCTGATTCTGCGAATTCACCCTTTCTGAAGCCAATTTTCAGTATCGTAAAACTTTCCGCTTATTATATAGTTGCTTTTACAAAGAGTCAAGAGATTATTATACCTTAATTTATATAACACGATAATCTCACCCCTCTTAGAAACAAGTTAAAGAGGAAGCCCCTCCGCAGGAGGATTCCTACGAAAGGAGAGGTGCAATTTTTATATTATCATAACAGATTTTCTATGCTCCGTAAAGAGAATTTTGAAAGATATAATGGCAGACGGCATCGGGAACAAGATACCTGATTGATTTTCTTTCTTTCAGTCTTCGCCTGATATCGCTTGCCGATATGTCCAGTAGAGTCACTTCCTGGAAATATATAATCCGCCCGGTAGGTCCTTTAAACCCTTTCACATGTTCGTCGTATGTAAATTGGGAGGCAATCGCGGCGGGTACAACTTCTGATAGTCCTACATCCTCATAGCCAGGTCTTCTCATAACTACAAAATTGCACGACAGGAGGAGTTCTTCCCAATTTTTCCATGTCTGGACCTGGCAAAAGGCATCTTGCCCCAGGATAAAGTATAAATCGAGATCTTCTGAGTATCTCTTCAGAAAGTAATCAACCGTTTCCACCGAAAAAGATTTACCCTTGCGCCGACTCTCCACATCGGAGAATGAAAATGCCGGGTTTCCCTCTATGGCAAGCCTTATCATATGTTCGCGATGGTAAAAAGAAGTGATACAGGCATCTATTTTATGGGGTGGCCTTCCCGCTGGAATAAAGATGATCCTGTCCAAAGCAAATATCTCGAGGACCTCCTCGGCACACCTTAAGTGACCCAGGTGTATCGGATCGAAAGTGCCTCCCAGCAACCCCCATTTCATGTCCTTATCTGTCCATTTCCATAGATGATGAATTTGGTGGTTGTCAGCTCTTCCAATCCCATGGGGCCAAAGGCGTGCAGTTTTGTCGTACTGATGCCTATCTCCGCCCCAAGACCCAATTCGAAGCCATCACTGAAACGGGTGGAGGCATTGACCAGAACGGTGGAGGAGTTGACTTCACTTAAAAAACGCTGGGAATTGTCATAGTCACGGGTGATAATGGCCTCCGTATGGAGGGAACCATACTTTTCGATATGGGCAATGGCTTCGTCAATGTTGCTCACAATACGTATTGACAGGATGAGATCAAGATACTCCCTGTACCAGTCGTCCTCGGTCGCCTCCTCAATATCCGGCAGGATGGCCTTTGTCCTTTCACATCCTCTCAGGGCAACATCAGCCTTCCAGAAATGCTGCGCCATCATGGGCAGAAACTTATCTGCAATATCCTGATGAACCAGAAGGGTCTCCATGGCGTTACAGACCCCCGGACGCTGGGTTTTTGCATTCATGCATATCTTTACGGCCATCTCGAGATCGGCGGCGGCATCAATGAAGATGTGGCAG
This Syntrophales bacterium DNA region includes the following protein-coding sequences:
- the nadD gene encoding nicotinate-nucleotide adenylyltransferase; this translates as MKWGLLGGTFDPIHLGHLRCAEEVLEIFALDRIIFIPAGRPPHKIDACITSFYHREHMIRLAIEGNPAFSFSDVESRRKGKSFSVETVDYFLKRYSEDLDLYFILGQDAFCQVQTWKNWEELLLSCNFVVMRRPGYEDVGLSEVVPAAIASQFTYDEHVKGFKGPTGRIIYFQEVTLLDISASDIRRRLKERKSIRYLVPDAVCHYIFQNSLYGA